One stretch of Bacteroidia bacterium DNA includes these proteins:
- a CDS encoding RNA methyltransferase: MVSKSQEKWLRQLQGKKFRDKFQLFIAEGHKTVAELLQSSLRFDKLFATENWLRQKGKTFQLPQDRIVEVSPVEMKAISSFITPPEVLAVFPIPELPELWLKPELPYILLDNLRDPGNLGTIIRTADWFGIPAIICSPGCADCFNPKAIQASMGSIARLPVYYHDLVRLLTDHPAIPSYACTIQGVPLSQDKPKGGFFIIGNEAHGLTESLLAKCRHQITIPGSGHAESLNAAIAAAIMMYEVSNFRQ; this comes from the coding sequence ATGGTTTCAAAATCTCAGGAAAAGTGGCTCCGGCAGCTTCAGGGCAAAAAGTTTCGCGATAAATTTCAGTTATTCATTGCTGAAGGCCACAAAACTGTCGCGGAATTGTTGCAAAGCTCGCTACGATTTGACAAATTGTTTGCCACCGAAAATTGGCTCCGGCAGAAAGGTAAAACATTTCAGCTTCCGCAGGATCGGATAGTCGAAGTATCGCCCGTTGAAATGAAAGCGATCAGCAGCTTCATAACGCCACCGGAAGTGCTGGCCGTTTTTCCAATTCCGGAGTTGCCGGAACTGTGGTTGAAACCGGAACTGCCTTACATTCTGCTGGACAACCTACGCGATCCGGGCAACCTCGGCACCATCATTCGCACGGCCGACTGGTTCGGAATTCCTGCCATAATCTGCTCTCCTGGTTGTGCAGACTGCTTCAACCCGAAAGCCATCCAGGCCAGTATGGGCAGCATTGCCCGCCTGCCGGTTTACTATCACGATCTGGTAAGATTGCTGACAGATCATCCGGCAATACCGTCCTATGCGTGTACAATTCAGGGTGTACCACTTTCTCAGGATAAACCCAAAGGCGGATTTTTTATTATAGGCAATGAAGCGCATGGCCTCACAGAGTCGCTCCTGGCTAAATGCCGTCACCAGATTACAATTCCCGGCTCCGGCCACGCAGAAAGCCTGAATGCTGCGATCGCTGCAGCCATCATGATGTATGAAGTTTCAAACTTCAGACAATGA
- a CDS encoding glycosyltransferase family 39 protein codes for MEIKSYISKASAAKWGVFLLFCLYLYFPVFLHLNTLPIHLWDEALFGLRALHFLKFGEYMVNFNHFEGMPDYLSTKLPFTTFFQVAGLKIFGINELGLRLPISFIFLGTVFYGCYFSRKYLGSILPGIVAGVVLVSSTGVVTSHMLRTGDHDIPFACYLFLGILFFHRFLNTDRSALLVAFTICMIAAFLTKNLLTGLIFPGLLAYTLYRRSFVKMLRDYRIYLSLLAIAGSYVGTILYIENISPGFWARMWDHDLMGRYKEPIHGHEKAFFYYYYLFVNESFVPFSYFMLAAIALSADRNMNKNVQQLLVLNSLVFVFYLLGISLAETKLPWYLGPLYFMGAFITGLGIYHLWASYIIRMSVAAQYSLLVAALILVIPNYAKIIGSIYLPEPTLSEQKYGIFIERISKDFPEVDTMVIADKSFGPAAYFIKEEYNALEQFNISYQKNIEFNKGEYVITCFQSVLKVMEQKYDIKLLNSWQECSLIKIQREKLILDK; via the coding sequence ATGGAGATTAAATCTTATATATCCAAAGCGTCTGCCGCCAAATGGGGCGTTTTTTTACTTTTTTGCCTTTATCTCTATTTTCCGGTTTTTCTCCATCTCAATACGCTGCCCATCCACCTTTGGGACGAGGCGTTGTTTGGCTTGCGTGCGCTGCACTTCTTGAAGTTTGGCGAGTACATGGTCAATTTCAATCATTTCGAGGGAATGCCGGACTACCTTAGCACCAAGCTGCCGTTTACCACTTTCTTTCAGGTTGCCGGTTTAAAAATATTTGGAATCAACGAGTTAGGTCTCAGGTTGCCAATATCCTTCATTTTTTTGGGTACTGTATTTTATGGCTGTTACTTTTCACGAAAATACCTGGGAAGCATTTTGCCGGGAATCGTAGCCGGGGTGGTGTTGGTGAGCAGCACCGGAGTGGTGACCTCACACATGCTGCGCACGGGCGATCATGATATTCCTTTTGCCTGCTATTTATTTCTCGGTATTTTATTTTTTCATCGCTTTCTTAATACGGACCGTTCTGCTCTGCTTGTGGCTTTTACGATATGTATGATCGCTGCTTTCCTGACGAAAAATCTCCTGACGGGTCTCATTTTTCCCGGCCTGTTGGCCTACACGCTTTATCGCAGATCATTTGTGAAAATGCTGAGGGACTATCGCATTTACCTGTCTTTGCTGGCCATTGCAGGAAGCTATGTAGGCACCATTCTGTATATTGAAAATATATCCCCGGGCTTCTGGGCAAGGATGTGGGACCATGACCTGATGGGGCGGTACAAGGAACCAATTCATGGCCATGAAAAAGCATTCTTCTATTATTATTATCTGTTTGTAAATGAGAGTTTTGTCCCATTCAGTTATTTTATGCTGGCTGCCATTGCTCTTAGTGCAGACCGCAATATGAATAAAAATGTACAGCAATTGCTGGTGCTTAATTCACTGGTTTTTGTTTTTTATTTATTGGGTATTTCTTTAGCCGAAACTAAATTACCCTGGTACCTTGGCCCACTATATTTTATGGGCGCATTCATTACAGGATTGGGGATTTATCACCTGTGGGCCAGCTATATTATCCGGATGAGCGTGGCCGCCCAATATTCGCTACTGGTAGCCGCCCTCATCCTAGTGATCCCAAATTATGCGAAAATTATCGGATCCATTTATTTACCTGAACCAACCCTGTCAGAGCAGAAATATGGGATTTTTATTGAAAGGATCAGCAAAGATTTTCCGGAAGTTGATACTATGGTAATAGCCGATAAAAGCTTTGGGCCGGCGGCTTATTTTATTAAAGAAGAATATAATGCGCTTGAACAATTTAATATTAGTTATCAAAAGAACATTGAATTTAATAAAGGTGAATATGTAATAACCTGCTTCCAGAGTGTGTTGAAAGTGATGGAGCAAAAATATGATATTAAATTGCTGAATAGCTGGCAGGAATGCAGCCTGATAAAAATTCAAAGAGAAAAATTGATTTTGGATAAATAA
- a CDS encoding BamA/TamA family outer membrane protein, which produces MRPFIFIALMLPALLFSSCSVKKYLGEDEYLMNKAKIKGAPPKADEDLMNLVKPKPNSRFLGIGKWRMRIFILFDNDKEKGLAYWLRKNIGERPVILDSTAVEQAVMQMDNYMFNEGYFQSRSSYEVDPNEKRKRAKVTFNIEPYIYYGISHIEYYIQDRILDSIVTSDSANSLIHPGQRYDSNVLSQERERLTTLIRNQGYYNFNREYIYFEVPVDTTSIVKNVKVGIGITLRQNYEPHKVFYIDTIFVEPDYRVLYPEQQDTFTVEGVVFVANRSIINPKVLKDFIFFEPGDEYRIEDEKSTINKIAGLNLFKFVDVKYVEKGTRNDSSLLDAFIRLTPYRQYDLLTDLELRTREENQQITQTPVADQFYGIAGSITLRNKNLFRSAIQHDIRLRGGLEYQTEDIGKSPFLGDYQFGVSTGLNFPRGFVPWKFRSVALGVNSITSLNLAYLFEKNSDFKRQTGTFKYYYQLQRDKFTYLFTPFEISLVSTDRTPEFDAILERFNNPLITNLFDRHLLMNNRFTAIFTDKPRTQGINYWYIKATPMESGGLLLYGIKKWLSPEPPPGRGEEINTYQFAGVDFYQYYKTELDVRFYQVFNEHEQMAYRLSGGIGLPYGNSKVMPFEKRFFIGGSSSVRAWRNGQLGPGSYRDTRPLFQRIDQSGEILLEGNTEYRFDMGDITEGAIFMDFGNIWTLNDTTRAGSIFYLDQFYKQIAISGGIGLRLDFSFFIFRTDLAYPLRDPSLVSKRLFSLDNPRLNDIRLNFGIGYPF; this is translated from the coding sequence TTGAGACCCTTCATTTTCATAGCCCTGATGCTGCCTGCGCTGCTGTTTTCCTCATGCAGCGTCAAAAAGTATTTAGGCGAGGATGAATATCTCATGAACAAGGCAAAGATAAAGGGCGCTCCGCCAAAAGCCGATGAGGACCTGATGAACCTCGTAAAGCCGAAACCCAACAGCCGCTTCCTGGGAATTGGAAAATGGCGAATGCGTATTTTTATTCTTTTCGATAATGACAAAGAAAAAGGGCTGGCCTACTGGTTAAGAAAAAATATTGGAGAGCGCCCGGTAATTTTGGATTCCACCGCTGTGGAGCAGGCGGTGATGCAAATGGATAATTACATGTTTAATGAGGGTTATTTTCAGAGCAGGTCAAGCTATGAAGTGGATCCTAATGAAAAAAGAAAACGGGCGAAGGTAACTTTTAATATTGAGCCCTATATTTATTATGGTATAAGCCATATTGAATATTATATACAAGACAGGATCCTTGACAGTATTGTAACCAGCGACTCGGCCAATTCACTCATCCATCCAGGCCAGCGGTATGACAGCAATGTGCTTTCGCAGGAGCGCGAAAGGCTTACCACATTGATCCGTAACCAGGGCTACTATAACTTTAACCGCGAGTATATTTATTTTGAAGTACCTGTAGATACCACTTCCATTGTAAAGAATGTAAAAGTGGGCATCGGCATCACGCTCCGGCAAAATTATGAACCGCACAAAGTATTTTATATTGATACCATTTTCGTGGAGCCGGATTACCGGGTGCTATACCCTGAGCAACAGGATACCTTTACCGTGGAAGGTGTTGTGTTCGTAGCCAATCGTTCCATTATTAATCCTAAAGTACTTAAGGATTTCATCTTTTTTGAACCGGGAGATGAATATCGTATTGAGGATGAAAAATCCACGATCAATAAAATTGCGGGCCTCAACCTGTTCAAATTTGTGGATGTAAAGTATGTTGAAAAAGGAACACGTAATGATTCTTCGCTCCTGGATGCTTTTATTCGCCTGACGCCTTACCGGCAATATGACCTTCTGACCGACCTGGAATTGCGCACACGAGAGGAAAATCAGCAGATCACCCAAACACCGGTGGCGGACCAGTTTTATGGAATTGCAGGCAGCATCACGCTTCGCAACAAGAACTTGTTCAGGAGCGCCATACAGCACGATATCCGGTTGCGGGGCGGACTCGAATATCAGACTGAAGATATTGGCAAAAGCCCGTTCCTTGGCGATTATCAATTCGGAGTGAGCACGGGTCTCAACTTCCCGCGAGGCTTCGTACCGTGGAAATTCCGTAGCGTGGCATTGGGCGTAAATTCCATAACCTCGTTAAATCTTGCTTATTTATTTGAGAAAAACTCAGATTTTAAAAGACAGACAGGGACATTCAAATATTATTATCAGTTGCAGAGAGATAAATTCACTTATCTTTTTACGCCTTTTGAGATCAGCCTTGTAAGCACCGACCGTACGCCAGAATTTGATGCGATCCTGGAGCGATTCAATAATCCGCTTATCACCAATCTATTCGATCGCCACCTGCTCATGAACAACCGGTTTACGGCCATCTTCACAGATAAACCCCGTACTCAGGGAATCAACTACTGGTATATAAAAGCCACCCCGATGGAGTCAGGCGGACTGCTGCTGTACGGAATAAAGAAATGGCTTAGCCCGGAACCTCCACCCGGCCGTGGTGAAGAAATAAACACATATCAATTTGCAGGGGTAGATTTCTATCAATATTATAAAACAGAACTGGACGTGCGGTTTTACCAGGTTTTTAACGAGCATGAACAGATGGCTTACCGGCTGAGCGGAGGCATTGGACTTCCTTATGGAAACAGCAAAGTGATGCCCTTTGAAAAACGTTTTTTCATTGGAGGTTCCAGCAGCGTGCGGGCCTGGCGGAATGGACAATTGGGTCCCGGCTCTTACCGCGATACACGCCCGCTATTTCAGCGCATTGACCAATCAGGGGAAATTCTTTTGGAAGGAAATACCGAATACCGGTTCGATATGGGCGACATCACCGAAGGAGCTATATTCATGGATTTCGGGAATATTTGGACGCTTAATGACACTACTCGAGCCGGTTCCATTTTTTACCTCGACCAGTTTTATAAGCAAATCGCAATTTCTGGCGGCATTGGCCTGCGCCTGGATTTCAGCTTTTTTATTTTCAGGACTGATCTTGCTTATCCGCTTCGCGATCCTTCCCTTGTTTCCAAACGTCTCTTCAGCCTGGACAATCCCCGGCTCAACGACATCCGTCTCAATTTCGGGATAGGGTATCCATTTTAG